One segment of Syngnathus scovelli strain Florida chromosome 6, RoL_Ssco_1.2, whole genome shotgun sequence DNA contains the following:
- the b4galnt3b gene encoding beta-1,4-N-acetylgalactosaminyltransferase 3 isoform X2, translating to MSTSGKRKQKLMIVPKGEMTEPLEGGETSWIQCNCGARVLNYGSIPDVGNGWRNVLFGERLSPGIVRENVNASHPLEDSGFVKVAWKPEYQGRANLHVFEDWCGRTIDRLRHNLHYPLYPHSRITVNKLAVSLQWTNYGLRIFGYLHPYTDGEFVFALSSADNSEFWLSTDESPSNLQLLAWVGKTGSERTVPGEFEKYSSQISKATQLSAHRRYFFEVIHKQSNKTDGHVEVAWKLSNEDFKFTVIDSKYISLYVNESALLMDDVAHIPQTVPSHPRNFSRKHNTPTVDLLREDPRDTFDRVPLLDNSFLQGLLPNCLYKSSYTIRIRRYQGIYYVQRSYVYPNDYTRLTHMEGLNSCVYSKNPNKMKMFGFPQYKKRDPLEDLEKKNTDYSFRKTVLTWNDSTDTVKKSPDSSRPKSEMAAEKNQGPNLKSPLRKNHTPDSLFDTNVDLSQTFRIRRVNLQLMRSQTFGLCYFLGNLLLDSSDAMPVAKAFVAQLNKKHKDSFTLLRVVNVEKRLDGAQGSRYLLELELKDPKGQLRRLSHYIYVINRRHRTRPPSQDLVFQRPELRPVLCNPVGFHWNPKAMVHFVLTVKNQARWVQLLIDDMAALVKTTGDTNFNLIITDFSSTDMDVRAALKRSSLPRYRYVKLSGNFKRAGGLQAGIDLINDDHSIVFLCDLHVHYPPSIIDSIRKHCIEGFMAFAPIVMRLDCGATPLEARGHWEIEGFGLLGIYKSDLDAVGGMNTKEFTESWGGEDWDLIDRIILAGLEVERIYLRNFFHHYHSKRGMWNQRMSSRLK from the exons ATGTCCACTTCGGGGAAAAGAAAACAGAAGTTGATGATTGTTCCTAAAGGTGAAATGACTGAGCCGCTTGAAGGTGGTGAAACATCATGGATTCAATGCAACTGCGGTGCAAGAGTCTTAAATTATG GTTCCATTCCCGATGTCGGCAATGGCTGGAGGAACGTCTTGTTTGGTGAAAGGCTAAGCCCGGGAATAGTAAGAGAAAAT GTTAACGCAAGCCATCCGCTGGAGGATTCTGGATTTGTGAAGGTTGCCTGGAAACCAGAg TATCAAGGCCGGGCCAATTTGCACGTGTTTGAGGACTGGTGCGGCCGCACCATAGACAGGCTCCGCCACAACCTCCACTACCCGCTGTACCCTCAC TCCAGGATTACAGTCAACAAGCTCGCCGTCTCCCTACAGTGGACCAACTACGGGCTCAGGATCTTCGGTTATTTACATCCTTACACCGATG GGGAGTTTGTATTCGCCCTGAGCTCCGCCGATAACTCGGAATTCTGGCTCAGCACGGATGAGTCTCCCTCTAATCTGCAGTTACTTGCATGGGTTGGAAAG ACCGGATCTGAGCGGACAGTTCCAGGCGAGTTTGAGAAGTATAGCAGTCAGATCTCCAAAGCAACTCA GCTTTCCGCTCATCGGAGGTACTTTTTCGAAGTGATTCACAAGCAGAGTAACAAAACCGACGGCCATGTGGAAGTGGCT TGGAAGCTGTCGAATGAGGacttcaaatttacagtgattGATTCCAAGTACATCTCTCTGTATGTTA ATGAGTCGGCACTGCTTATGGACGACGTCGCGCACATACCGCAGACAGTTCCGAGCCACCCACGCAACTTTTCGCGGAAGCACAACACCCCCACCGTCGACCTGCTGAGGGAAGACCCGCGAGACACTTTCGACCGAG TGCCTTTGCTGGACAACAGCTTCCTCCAAGGTCTTCTGCCCAACTGCTTGTACAAGTCCAGCTATACCATCCGTATCAGACGTTACCAAGGAATCTATTAT gtcCAGAGGTCCTACGTATATCCCAACGACTACACCCGACTGACACACATGGAGGGATTGAACAGCTGCGTTTATTCAAAGAACCCCAACAAAATGAAGat GTTTGGCTTTCCTCAATACAAGAAACGAGATCCACTTGAGGatttggaaaagaaaaacacag ACTACAGCTTTCGGAAGACAGTCCTAACTTGGAATGACTCCACCGACACCGTGAAGAAATCACCTGACAGCAGTCGTCCCAAATCAGAGATGGCTGCAGAAAAAAATCAGGGACCAAACCTTAAATCGCCGCTCAGAAAGAACCACACCCCGGACTCCTTGTTTGACACCAATGTGGACTTGAGTCAGACCTTCCGGATCCGTCGCGTGAACCTGCAGCTCATGCGCTCCCAAACGTTCGGACTGTGTTACTTCTTGGGAAACCTGCTGCTGGACTCCAGCGACGCGATGCCCGTCGCCAAAGCTTTTGTAGCGCAACTCAACAAAAAGCATAAAGA CTCTTTTACTCTTCTGCGGGTGGTTAATGTGGAGAAGCGTTTGGACGGCGCCCAGGGGAGCCGCTAtctcctggagctggagctgaAAGACCCCAAGGGCCAACTACGGCGCCTGTCGCATTACATCTACGTGATAAATCGCCGCCATCGCACTCGCCCGCCCAGCCAGGACTTGGTTTTCCAACGGCCCGAACTTCGGCCGGTGCTCTGCAACCCGGTCGGCTTCCACTGGAACCCCAAGGCCATGGTCCATTTCGTACTGACGG TGAAAAACCAGGCACGCTGGGTGCAGCTTCTCATCGACGACATGGCCGCCTTGGTCAAGACGACGGGCGACACCAACTTTAACCTCATCATCACTGACTTCAGCAGCACCGATATGGATGTGAGGGCGGCCCTCAAGAGGTCCTCCCTGCCCAG GTACCGCTACGTGAAGCTGAGTGGTAATTTTAAACGCGCCGGCGGTCTCCAAGCAGGCATCGACCTGATCAAC GATGACCACAGCATTGTGTTTCTTTGCGACCTTCACGTCCATTACCCTCCCTCCATCATAGATAGCATTCGGAAACATTGCATAGAGGGATTCATGGCCTTTGCGCCTATTGTCATGAGGTTGGACTGCGGGGCAACACCATTGGAGGCCAGAG GTCACTGGGAGATAGAAGGTTTTGGATTATTGGGCATTTATAAGTCTGATCTGGACGCAGTGGGAGGAATGAACACCAAGGAATTCACCGAAAGCTGGGGAGGAGAAGACTGGGACCTCATCGACCG AATCATCCTGGCCGGACTAGAGGTGGAGCGGATCTACCTGCGTAATTTCTTCCACCACTACCACTCCAAGCgcggcatgtggaaccagcgcaTGTCATCACGTCTGAAGTGA
- the b4galnt3b gene encoding beta-1,4-N-acetylgalactosaminyltransferase 3 isoform X4, translated as MSTSGKRKQKLMIVPKGEMTEPLEGGETSWIQCNCGARVLNYGSIPDVGNGWRNVLFGERLSPGIVRENVNASHPLEDSGFVKVAWKPEYQGRANLHVFEDWCGRTIDRLRHNLHYPLYPHSRITVNKLAVSLQWTNYGLRIFGYLHPYTDGEFVFALSSADNSEFWLSTDESPSNLQLLAWVGKTGSERTVPGEFEKYSSQISKATQLSAHRRYFFEVIHKQSNKTDGHVEVAWKLSNEDFKFTVIDSKYISLYVNESALLMDDVAHIPQTVPSHPRNFSRKHNTPTVDLLREDPRDTFDRVPLLDNSFLQGLLPNCLYKSSYTIRIRRYQGIYYVQRSYVYPNDYTRLTHMEGLNSCVYSKNPNKMKMFGFPQYKKRDPLEDLEKKNTGNYSFRKTVLTWNDSTDTVKKSPDSSRPKSEMAAEKNQGPNLKSPLRKNHTPDSLFDTNVDLSQTFRIRRVNLQLMRSQTFGLCYFLGNLLLDSSDAMPVAKAFVAQLNKKHKDSFTLLRVVNVEKRLDGAQGSRYLLELELKDPKGQLRRLSHYIYVINRRHRTRPPSQDLVFQRPELRPVLCNPVGFHWNPKAMVHFVLTVKNQARWVQLLIDDMAALVKTTGDTNFNLIITDFSSTDMDVRAALKRSSLPRYRYVKLSGNFKRAGGLQAGIDLINDDHSIVFLCDLHVHYPPSIIDSIRKHCIEGFMAFAPIVMRLDCGATPLEARVGGMNTKEFTESWGGEDWDLIDRIILAGLEVERIYLRNFFHHYHSKRGMWNQRMSSRLK; from the exons ATGTCCACTTCGGGGAAAAGAAAACAGAAGTTGATGATTGTTCCTAAAGGTGAAATGACTGAGCCGCTTGAAGGTGGTGAAACATCATGGATTCAATGCAACTGCGGTGCAAGAGTCTTAAATTATG GTTCCATTCCCGATGTCGGCAATGGCTGGAGGAACGTCTTGTTTGGTGAAAGGCTAAGCCCGGGAATAGTAAGAGAAAAT GTTAACGCAAGCCATCCGCTGGAGGATTCTGGATTTGTGAAGGTTGCCTGGAAACCAGAg TATCAAGGCCGGGCCAATTTGCACGTGTTTGAGGACTGGTGCGGCCGCACCATAGACAGGCTCCGCCACAACCTCCACTACCCGCTGTACCCTCAC TCCAGGATTACAGTCAACAAGCTCGCCGTCTCCCTACAGTGGACCAACTACGGGCTCAGGATCTTCGGTTATTTACATCCTTACACCGATG GGGAGTTTGTATTCGCCCTGAGCTCCGCCGATAACTCGGAATTCTGGCTCAGCACGGATGAGTCTCCCTCTAATCTGCAGTTACTTGCATGGGTTGGAAAG ACCGGATCTGAGCGGACAGTTCCAGGCGAGTTTGAGAAGTATAGCAGTCAGATCTCCAAAGCAACTCA GCTTTCCGCTCATCGGAGGTACTTTTTCGAAGTGATTCACAAGCAGAGTAACAAAACCGACGGCCATGTGGAAGTGGCT TGGAAGCTGTCGAATGAGGacttcaaatttacagtgattGATTCCAAGTACATCTCTCTGTATGTTA ATGAGTCGGCACTGCTTATGGACGACGTCGCGCACATACCGCAGACAGTTCCGAGCCACCCACGCAACTTTTCGCGGAAGCACAACACCCCCACCGTCGACCTGCTGAGGGAAGACCCGCGAGACACTTTCGACCGAG TGCCTTTGCTGGACAACAGCTTCCTCCAAGGTCTTCTGCCCAACTGCTTGTACAAGTCCAGCTATACCATCCGTATCAGACGTTACCAAGGAATCTATTAT gtcCAGAGGTCCTACGTATATCCCAACGACTACACCCGACTGACACACATGGAGGGATTGAACAGCTGCGTTTATTCAAAGAACCCCAACAAAATGAAGat GTTTGGCTTTCCTCAATACAAGAAACGAGATCCACTTGAGGatttggaaaagaaaaacacaggta ACTACAGCTTTCGGAAGACAGTCCTAACTTGGAATGACTCCACCGACACCGTGAAGAAATCACCTGACAGCAGTCGTCCCAAATCAGAGATGGCTGCAGAAAAAAATCAGGGACCAAACCTTAAATCGCCGCTCAGAAAGAACCACACCCCGGACTCCTTGTTTGACACCAATGTGGACTTGAGTCAGACCTTCCGGATCCGTCGCGTGAACCTGCAGCTCATGCGCTCCCAAACGTTCGGACTGTGTTACTTCTTGGGAAACCTGCTGCTGGACTCCAGCGACGCGATGCCCGTCGCCAAAGCTTTTGTAGCGCAACTCAACAAAAAGCATAAAGA CTCTTTTACTCTTCTGCGGGTGGTTAATGTGGAGAAGCGTTTGGACGGCGCCCAGGGGAGCCGCTAtctcctggagctggagctgaAAGACCCCAAGGGCCAACTACGGCGCCTGTCGCATTACATCTACGTGATAAATCGCCGCCATCGCACTCGCCCGCCCAGCCAGGACTTGGTTTTCCAACGGCCCGAACTTCGGCCGGTGCTCTGCAACCCGGTCGGCTTCCACTGGAACCCCAAGGCCATGGTCCATTTCGTACTGACGG TGAAAAACCAGGCACGCTGGGTGCAGCTTCTCATCGACGACATGGCCGCCTTGGTCAAGACGACGGGCGACACCAACTTTAACCTCATCATCACTGACTTCAGCAGCACCGATATGGATGTGAGGGCGGCCCTCAAGAGGTCCTCCCTGCCCAG GTACCGCTACGTGAAGCTGAGTGGTAATTTTAAACGCGCCGGCGGTCTCCAAGCAGGCATCGACCTGATCAAC GATGACCACAGCATTGTGTTTCTTTGCGACCTTCACGTCCATTACCCTCCCTCCATCATAGATAGCATTCGGAAACATTGCATAGAGGGATTCATGGCCTTTGCGCCTATTGTCATGAGGTTGGACTGCGGGGCAACACCATTGGAGGCCAGAG TGGGAGGAATGAACACCAAGGAATTCACCGAAAGCTGGGGAGGAGAAGACTGGGACCTCATCGACCG AATCATCCTGGCCGGACTAGAGGTGGAGCGGATCTACCTGCGTAATTTCTTCCACCACTACCACTCCAAGCgcggcatgtggaaccagcgcaTGTCATCACGTCTGAAGTGA
- the b4galnt3b gene encoding beta-1,4-N-acetylgalactosaminyltransferase 3 isoform X1, whose protein sequence is MSTSGKRKQKLMIVPKGEMTEPLEGGETSWIQCNCGARVLNYGSIPDVGNGWRNVLFGERLSPGIVRENVNASHPLEDSGFVKVAWKPEYQGRANLHVFEDWCGRTIDRLRHNLHYPLYPHSRITVNKLAVSLQWTNYGLRIFGYLHPYTDGEFVFALSSADNSEFWLSTDESPSNLQLLAWVGKTGSERTVPGEFEKYSSQISKATQLSAHRRYFFEVIHKQSNKTDGHVEVAWKLSNEDFKFTVIDSKYISLYVNESALLMDDVAHIPQTVPSHPRNFSRKHNTPTVDLLREDPRDTFDRVPLLDNSFLQGLLPNCLYKSSYTIRIRRYQGIYYVQRSYVYPNDYTRLTHMEGLNSCVYSKNPNKMKMFGFPQYKKRDPLEDLEKKNTGNYSFRKTVLTWNDSTDTVKKSPDSSRPKSEMAAEKNQGPNLKSPLRKNHTPDSLFDTNVDLSQTFRIRRVNLQLMRSQTFGLCYFLGNLLLDSSDAMPVAKAFVAQLNKKHKDSFTLLRVVNVEKRLDGAQGSRYLLELELKDPKGQLRRLSHYIYVINRRHRTRPPSQDLVFQRPELRPVLCNPVGFHWNPKAMVHFVLTVKNQARWVQLLIDDMAALVKTTGDTNFNLIITDFSSTDMDVRAALKRSSLPRYRYVKLSGNFKRAGGLQAGIDLINDDHSIVFLCDLHVHYPPSIIDSIRKHCIEGFMAFAPIVMRLDCGATPLEARGHWEIEGFGLLGIYKSDLDAVGGMNTKEFTESWGGEDWDLIDRIILAGLEVERIYLRNFFHHYHSKRGMWNQRMSSRLK, encoded by the exons ATGTCCACTTCGGGGAAAAGAAAACAGAAGTTGATGATTGTTCCTAAAGGTGAAATGACTGAGCCGCTTGAAGGTGGTGAAACATCATGGATTCAATGCAACTGCGGTGCAAGAGTCTTAAATTATG GTTCCATTCCCGATGTCGGCAATGGCTGGAGGAACGTCTTGTTTGGTGAAAGGCTAAGCCCGGGAATAGTAAGAGAAAAT GTTAACGCAAGCCATCCGCTGGAGGATTCTGGATTTGTGAAGGTTGCCTGGAAACCAGAg TATCAAGGCCGGGCCAATTTGCACGTGTTTGAGGACTGGTGCGGCCGCACCATAGACAGGCTCCGCCACAACCTCCACTACCCGCTGTACCCTCAC TCCAGGATTACAGTCAACAAGCTCGCCGTCTCCCTACAGTGGACCAACTACGGGCTCAGGATCTTCGGTTATTTACATCCTTACACCGATG GGGAGTTTGTATTCGCCCTGAGCTCCGCCGATAACTCGGAATTCTGGCTCAGCACGGATGAGTCTCCCTCTAATCTGCAGTTACTTGCATGGGTTGGAAAG ACCGGATCTGAGCGGACAGTTCCAGGCGAGTTTGAGAAGTATAGCAGTCAGATCTCCAAAGCAACTCA GCTTTCCGCTCATCGGAGGTACTTTTTCGAAGTGATTCACAAGCAGAGTAACAAAACCGACGGCCATGTGGAAGTGGCT TGGAAGCTGTCGAATGAGGacttcaaatttacagtgattGATTCCAAGTACATCTCTCTGTATGTTA ATGAGTCGGCACTGCTTATGGACGACGTCGCGCACATACCGCAGACAGTTCCGAGCCACCCACGCAACTTTTCGCGGAAGCACAACACCCCCACCGTCGACCTGCTGAGGGAAGACCCGCGAGACACTTTCGACCGAG TGCCTTTGCTGGACAACAGCTTCCTCCAAGGTCTTCTGCCCAACTGCTTGTACAAGTCCAGCTATACCATCCGTATCAGACGTTACCAAGGAATCTATTAT gtcCAGAGGTCCTACGTATATCCCAACGACTACACCCGACTGACACACATGGAGGGATTGAACAGCTGCGTTTATTCAAAGAACCCCAACAAAATGAAGat GTTTGGCTTTCCTCAATACAAGAAACGAGATCCACTTGAGGatttggaaaagaaaaacacaggta ACTACAGCTTTCGGAAGACAGTCCTAACTTGGAATGACTCCACCGACACCGTGAAGAAATCACCTGACAGCAGTCGTCCCAAATCAGAGATGGCTGCAGAAAAAAATCAGGGACCAAACCTTAAATCGCCGCTCAGAAAGAACCACACCCCGGACTCCTTGTTTGACACCAATGTGGACTTGAGTCAGACCTTCCGGATCCGTCGCGTGAACCTGCAGCTCATGCGCTCCCAAACGTTCGGACTGTGTTACTTCTTGGGAAACCTGCTGCTGGACTCCAGCGACGCGATGCCCGTCGCCAAAGCTTTTGTAGCGCAACTCAACAAAAAGCATAAAGA CTCTTTTACTCTTCTGCGGGTGGTTAATGTGGAGAAGCGTTTGGACGGCGCCCAGGGGAGCCGCTAtctcctggagctggagctgaAAGACCCCAAGGGCCAACTACGGCGCCTGTCGCATTACATCTACGTGATAAATCGCCGCCATCGCACTCGCCCGCCCAGCCAGGACTTGGTTTTCCAACGGCCCGAACTTCGGCCGGTGCTCTGCAACCCGGTCGGCTTCCACTGGAACCCCAAGGCCATGGTCCATTTCGTACTGACGG TGAAAAACCAGGCACGCTGGGTGCAGCTTCTCATCGACGACATGGCCGCCTTGGTCAAGACGACGGGCGACACCAACTTTAACCTCATCATCACTGACTTCAGCAGCACCGATATGGATGTGAGGGCGGCCCTCAAGAGGTCCTCCCTGCCCAG GTACCGCTACGTGAAGCTGAGTGGTAATTTTAAACGCGCCGGCGGTCTCCAAGCAGGCATCGACCTGATCAAC GATGACCACAGCATTGTGTTTCTTTGCGACCTTCACGTCCATTACCCTCCCTCCATCATAGATAGCATTCGGAAACATTGCATAGAGGGATTCATGGCCTTTGCGCCTATTGTCATGAGGTTGGACTGCGGGGCAACACCATTGGAGGCCAGAG GTCACTGGGAGATAGAAGGTTTTGGATTATTGGGCATTTATAAGTCTGATCTGGACGCAGTGGGAGGAATGAACACCAAGGAATTCACCGAAAGCTGGGGAGGAGAAGACTGGGACCTCATCGACCG AATCATCCTGGCCGGACTAGAGGTGGAGCGGATCTACCTGCGTAATTTCTTCCACCACTACCACTCCAAGCgcggcatgtggaaccagcgcaTGTCATCACGTCTGAAGTGA
- the fkbp4 gene encoding peptidyl-prolyl cis-trans isomerase FKBP4, with the protein MTAQEQTAEGHHTIPMEGDDITPEKDGGVLKLVKREGTGKELPMTGDKVFVHYVGTLLDGTQFDSSRDRGDKFTFELGKGQVIKAWDIGVATMKEGEICQLICKPEYAYGPAGSPPKIPSNATLVFEVELFEFRGEDLTEDEDGGIIHRIITKGKPYTKPNEGSSVEVTVSGSYDGRVFDERQLKFEMGDGESHGLPPGVEKAIMAMEEGEEALFHIRPKYGFGNAGNAEYNIPGGALLEYRIKLAALEKVKESWEMNSSEKLEQSAVVKEKGTQYFKRGLFKQASTQYKRIVSWLDNDSGFVGEEEEKAKALRLAAHLNLAMCYLKLKEPNQALENCNKALELDESNEKALFRRGEAHFGMKEFDVARDDFQRVVQLYPANKAAKSQMVLCLKHMKEQHEKDKRTYANMFQKFAERDSRKASKQVKSKENGESGDMEIDNASKEAEGDAKA; encoded by the exons ATGACCGCCCAGGAGCAAACGGCTGAAGGACACCACACCATCCCCATGGAGGGAGACGATATCACACCCGAGAAAGATGGAGGTGTCTTGAAG CTGGTGAAAAGGGAAGGCACTGGCAAAGAGCTGCCCATGACCGGGGACAAAGTGTTTGTGCACTACGTGGGCACCCTCCTGGATGGCACTCAGTTTGACTCCAGCAGAGACCGAGGAGACAAGTTTACCTTTGAGCTGGGCAAAG GTCAAGTCATAAAGGCGTGGGACATCGGCGTAGCTACAATGAAAGAGGGCGAGATCTGCCAGCTCATCTGTAAACCAGAATATGCGTACGGGCCTGCGGGGAGCCCTCCTAAAATTCCCTCTAATGCCACGCTTGTGTTTGAG GTGGAGCTTTTTGAATTCCGAGGGGAGGATTTAACCGAAGATGAGGACGGAGGGATTATCCATCGTATTATCACCAAGGGGAAGCCGTACACCAAGCCCAACGAAGGATCCTCGGTTGAAG TGACCGTGTCGGGCAGCTACGATGGACGCGTCTTTGACGAGAGGCAACTCAAGTTCGAGATGGGAGACGGAGAGAGCCACGGATTGCCGCCCGGAGTGGAGAAAGCCATCATGGCCATGGAAGAGGGAGAGGAAGCCTTGTTTCACATCAGACCCAA GTACGGCTTCGGAAACGCCGGAAACGCCGAGTATAACATTCCCGGCGGGGCGCTCTTGGAATACAGGATCAAGCTGGCGGCCTTGGAAAAGGTCAAAGAGTCGTGGGAGATGAATTCGTCGGAGAAGCTGGAACAGAGCGCCGTCGTTAAAGAGAAGGGGACGCAGTATTTCAAG AGGGGGCTCTTCAAGCAGGCGTCCACGCAGTACAAGAGGATCGTGTCGTGGCTCGACAATGACTCGGGTTTTGtcggggaggaagaggagaaggccAAAGCGCTGCGACTGGCTGCGCATCTCAACTTGGCCATGTGCTACCTGAAGCTCAAAGAGCCCAACCAAGCGCTGGAAAACTGTAACAAG GCCCTGGAGTTAGACGAGTCCAACGAGAAGGCGCTATTCCGAAGAGGAGAGGCACACTTCGGCATGAAGGAATTTGACGTAGCCAGGGATGACTTTCAGCGCGTTGTTCAACTTTATCCCGCTAACAAAGCTGCCAAGAGTCAG ATGGTCCTTTGTCTGAAGCACATGAAGGAGCAGCACGAGAAGGACAAACGCACGTACGCCAACATGTTCCAGAAGTTTGCAGAGAGGGATTCCAGG AAAGCATCCAAGCAGGTGAAGAGCAAGGAGAACGGCGAGAGCGGGGATATGGAGATCGACAATGCCAGCAAGGAAGCAGAGGGTGATGCAAAAGCCTAA
- the b4galnt3b gene encoding beta-1,4-N-acetylgalactosaminyltransferase 3 isoform X3, translated as MITAFFPVKKLRRNGKWVLFGAILLVAVVAVVSNVWRDVGSIPDVGNGWRNVLFGERLSPGIVRENVNASHPLEDSGFVKVAWKPEYQGRANLHVFEDWCGRTIDRLRHNLHYPLYPHSRITVNKLAVSLQWTNYGLRIFGYLHPYTDGEFVFALSSADNSEFWLSTDESPSNLQLLAWVGKTGSERTVPGEFEKYSSQISKATQLSAHRRYFFEVIHKQSNKTDGHVEVAWKLSNEDFKFTVIDSKYISLYVNESALLMDDVAHIPQTVPSHPRNFSRKHNTPTVDLLREDPRDTFDRVPLLDNSFLQGLLPNCLYKSSYTIRIRRYQGIYYVQRSYVYPNDYTRLTHMEGLNSCVYSKNPNKMKMFGFPQYKKRDPLEDLEKKNTGNYSFRKTVLTWNDSTDTVKKSPDSSRPKSEMAAEKNQGPNLKSPLRKNHTPDSLFDTNVDLSQTFRIRRVNLQLMRSQTFGLCYFLGNLLLDSSDAMPVAKAFVAQLNKKHKDSFTLLRVVNVEKRLDGAQGSRYLLELELKDPKGQLRRLSHYIYVINRRHRTRPPSQDLVFQRPELRPVLCNPVGFHWNPKAMVHFVLTVKNQARWVQLLIDDMAALVKTTGDTNFNLIITDFSSTDMDVRAALKRSSLPRYRYVKLSGNFKRAGGLQAGIDLINDDHSIVFLCDLHVHYPPSIIDSIRKHCIEGFMAFAPIVMRLDCGATPLEARGHWEIEGFGLLGIYKSDLDAVGGMNTKEFTESWGGEDWDLIDRIILAGLEVERIYLRNFFHHYHSKRGMWNQRMSSRLK; from the exons ATGATAACTGCGTTCTTCCCGGTGAAGAAACTAAGGAGAAATGGCAAATGGGTGCTGTTCGGGGCTATTCTGCTGGTCGCAGTGGTGGCCGTCGTGTCCAACGTATGGAGAGATGTCG GTTCCATTCCCGATGTCGGCAATGGCTGGAGGAACGTCTTGTTTGGTGAAAGGCTAAGCCCGGGAATAGTAAGAGAAAAT GTTAACGCAAGCCATCCGCTGGAGGATTCTGGATTTGTGAAGGTTGCCTGGAAACCAGAg TATCAAGGCCGGGCCAATTTGCACGTGTTTGAGGACTGGTGCGGCCGCACCATAGACAGGCTCCGCCACAACCTCCACTACCCGCTGTACCCTCAC TCCAGGATTACAGTCAACAAGCTCGCCGTCTCCCTACAGTGGACCAACTACGGGCTCAGGATCTTCGGTTATTTACATCCTTACACCGATG GGGAGTTTGTATTCGCCCTGAGCTCCGCCGATAACTCGGAATTCTGGCTCAGCACGGATGAGTCTCCCTCTAATCTGCAGTTACTTGCATGGGTTGGAAAG ACCGGATCTGAGCGGACAGTTCCAGGCGAGTTTGAGAAGTATAGCAGTCAGATCTCCAAAGCAACTCA GCTTTCCGCTCATCGGAGGTACTTTTTCGAAGTGATTCACAAGCAGAGTAACAAAACCGACGGCCATGTGGAAGTGGCT TGGAAGCTGTCGAATGAGGacttcaaatttacagtgattGATTCCAAGTACATCTCTCTGTATGTTA ATGAGTCGGCACTGCTTATGGACGACGTCGCGCACATACCGCAGACAGTTCCGAGCCACCCACGCAACTTTTCGCGGAAGCACAACACCCCCACCGTCGACCTGCTGAGGGAAGACCCGCGAGACACTTTCGACCGAG TGCCTTTGCTGGACAACAGCTTCCTCCAAGGTCTTCTGCCCAACTGCTTGTACAAGTCCAGCTATACCATCCGTATCAGACGTTACCAAGGAATCTATTAT gtcCAGAGGTCCTACGTATATCCCAACGACTACACCCGACTGACACACATGGAGGGATTGAACAGCTGCGTTTATTCAAAGAACCCCAACAAAATGAAGat GTTTGGCTTTCCTCAATACAAGAAACGAGATCCACTTGAGGatttggaaaagaaaaacacaggta ACTACAGCTTTCGGAAGACAGTCCTAACTTGGAATGACTCCACCGACACCGTGAAGAAATCACCTGACAGCAGTCGTCCCAAATCAGAGATGGCTGCAGAAAAAAATCAGGGACCAAACCTTAAATCGCCGCTCAGAAAGAACCACACCCCGGACTCCTTGTTTGACACCAATGTGGACTTGAGTCAGACCTTCCGGATCCGTCGCGTGAACCTGCAGCTCATGCGCTCCCAAACGTTCGGACTGTGTTACTTCTTGGGAAACCTGCTGCTGGACTCCAGCGACGCGATGCCCGTCGCCAAAGCTTTTGTAGCGCAACTCAACAAAAAGCATAAAGA CTCTTTTACTCTTCTGCGGGTGGTTAATGTGGAGAAGCGTTTGGACGGCGCCCAGGGGAGCCGCTAtctcctggagctggagctgaAAGACCCCAAGGGCCAACTACGGCGCCTGTCGCATTACATCTACGTGATAAATCGCCGCCATCGCACTCGCCCGCCCAGCCAGGACTTGGTTTTCCAACGGCCCGAACTTCGGCCGGTGCTCTGCAACCCGGTCGGCTTCCACTGGAACCCCAAGGCCATGGTCCATTTCGTACTGACGG TGAAAAACCAGGCACGCTGGGTGCAGCTTCTCATCGACGACATGGCCGCCTTGGTCAAGACGACGGGCGACACCAACTTTAACCTCATCATCACTGACTTCAGCAGCACCGATATGGATGTGAGGGCGGCCCTCAAGAGGTCCTCCCTGCCCAG GTACCGCTACGTGAAGCTGAGTGGTAATTTTAAACGCGCCGGCGGTCTCCAAGCAGGCATCGACCTGATCAAC GATGACCACAGCATTGTGTTTCTTTGCGACCTTCACGTCCATTACCCTCCCTCCATCATAGATAGCATTCGGAAACATTGCATAGAGGGATTCATGGCCTTTGCGCCTATTGTCATGAGGTTGGACTGCGGGGCAACACCATTGGAGGCCAGAG GTCACTGGGAGATAGAAGGTTTTGGATTATTGGGCATTTATAAGTCTGATCTGGACGCAGTGGGAGGAATGAACACCAAGGAATTCACCGAAAGCTGGGGAGGAGAAGACTGGGACCTCATCGACCG AATCATCCTGGCCGGACTAGAGGTGGAGCGGATCTACCTGCGTAATTTCTTCCACCACTACCACTCCAAGCgcggcatgtggaaccagcgcaTGTCATCACGTCTGAAGTGA